The proteins below are encoded in one region of Winogradskyella helgolandensis:
- the cysD gene encoding sulfate adenylyltransferase subunit CysD produces the protein MSNYVINHLKELESEAIFVIREIAAQFENPVLLFSGGKDSILLTHLAKKAFFPAKIPFPLIHIDTGHNFPETIAFRDALVEKLGVKLIVGSVQEAIDNGRAKEETGADASRNSLQIVSLLDTLEDYKVDAAMGGARRDEEKARAKERFFSHRDEFGQWDPKNQRPELWNLFNGRKNYGEHFRVFPISNWTEMDVWEYIKLENIDLPSLYFSHQRDCVVRDGVILANSEFIKLKENEEVVNMTVRYRTCGDMPITGAVESEADTLDKIIEEIATTRTTERGGRADDKRAETAMEDRKKQGYF, from the coding sequence ATGAGTAATTACGTAATTAATCATTTAAAAGAATTAGAATCAGAAGCTATTTTCGTGATTAGAGAGATTGCAGCGCAATTCGAAAATCCAGTATTATTATTTTCTGGAGGTAAGGATTCTATCTTACTAACGCACTTGGCTAAAAAAGCATTTTTTCCTGCAAAAATTCCTTTTCCTTTAATTCACATTGATACAGGTCATAATTTTCCAGAAACAATTGCCTTTCGTGATGCTTTGGTTGAGAAATTAGGTGTGAAACTTATTGTTGGTTCGGTACAAGAAGCGATTGATAATGGTAGAGCTAAAGAAGAAACCGGAGCAGATGCGTCTCGTAATTCACTTCAAATCGTTTCACTTTTAGATACACTCGAAGACTATAAAGTAGATGCAGCAATGGGAGGAGCAAGACGCGATGAAGAAAAGGCACGTGCTAAAGAACGTTTCTTTTCACATAGAGATGAATTTGGGCAATGGGATCCAAAAAATCAACGACCAGAACTTTGGAACCTATTTAATGGTCGTAAAAATTACGGAGAGCATTTTAGAGTGTTTCCAATTTCTAACTGGACAGAAATGGATGTTTGGGAATATATTAAGTTAGAAAATATTGATTTACCATCACTTTATTTTTCGCACCAACGCGATTGTGTGGTTAGAGATGGTGTGATATTGGCAAATTCAGAATTTATTAAGTTAAAGGAAAACGAAGAAGTCGTAAATATGACCGTTCGTTATCGTACTTGTGGTGATATGCCAATTACTGGAGCAGTGGAATCTGAAGCTGATACTTTAGATAAAATCATTGAAGAAATTGCAACAACCAGAACGACAGAACGTGGTGGACGTGCAGATGATAAACGTGCAGAAACAGCCATGGAAGATCGTAAAAAACAAGGGTATTTTTAA
- the cysC gene encoding adenylyl-sulfate kinase — protein MSLNTVRHDYKVTKTDRETLHEHRSFLLWFTGLSGSGKSTLANLVEIELHKKGISTFSLDGDNIRQGINKDLSFEPEDRTENIRRIAEISNLMVDAGVVTLAAFVSPYIEDRENIKHIVGVDNFIEIYVNTSLEECERRDVKGLYKKARAGEIKNMTGISAPYEAPMDPDLEIVTDHQDIETSVQSILDFIIQKLK, from the coding sequence ATGAGCTTAAATACGGTTAGGCACGATTATAAGGTTACAAAAACAGATCGCGAGACACTACATGAGCACCGCTCTTTTTTGTTGTGGTTTACCGGTTTGTCTGGTTCAGGGAAGTCTACTTTAGCAAATTTGGTAGAAATAGAACTGCATAAGAAAGGGATTTCAACCTTTAGTTTAGATGGTGATAATATTAGACAAGGTATTAATAAGGACCTTAGTTTTGAGCCAGAAGATCGTACAGAAAACATTAGACGCATTGCAGAAATAAGCAATTTGATGGTGGATGCTGGTGTCGTAACTTTGGCAGCCTTTGTGTCTCCTTACATAGAAGATAGAGAAAATATTAAACACATCGTTGGAGTCGATAATTTTATTGAAATCTATGTCAATACGTCTCTTGAGGAATGTGAACGTAGAGATGTGAAAGGCTTATATAAAAAGGCAAGAGCTGGTGAGATTAAAAATATGACAGGGATTTCTGCACCATATGAAGCACCGATGGATCCAGATTTAGAAATTGTCACAGATCATCAAGATATAGAAACCTCAGTTCAAAGCATTTTAGACTTTATTATTCAAAAATTAAAATAA
- a CDS encoding DUF2061 domain-containing protein: MKFSKRHIAKTITWRIIGTLDTLLLSWFISGDFSIGVQMGAYEMVTKMVLYYVHERVWFKSTIKSSNKRHILKTFSWRGVGTLDTIFLGWIVTGNPLTGLKIGGAEVITKMLLYFGHEKLWYRINYGLDKRNERKRLNKLNERKRLNKLNEL; the protein is encoded by the coding sequence ATGAAATTTAGTAAACGACATATTGCCAAAACGATAACTTGGCGTATCATTGGGACTTTAGATACGCTGTTGTTGTCATGGTTTATTTCTGGTGACTTTTCCATAGGGGTTCAAATGGGTGCTTATGAAATGGTTACTAAGATGGTGTTGTATTATGTACACGAGCGCGTATGGTTTAAGTCGACTATAAAATCGTCGAATAAGCGTCATATATTAAAAACGTTTTCATGGCGTGGAGTAGGGACTTTAGATACCATTTTTCTAGGTTGGATAGTGACTGGAAATCCATTAACTGGTCTTAAAATAGGAGGAGCAGAAGTAATAACAAAAATGTTGTTGTATTTTGGTCATGAAAAATTATGGTATCGAATCAATTACGGTTTAGATAAAAGAAATGAAAGAAAGCGATTAAATAAACTAAATGAAAGAAAGCGATTAAATAAACTAAATGAATTATGA
- a CDS encoding T9SS type A sorting domain-containing protein — protein sequence MKHIYLFLITLFIGSLGYSQGIETFQNICTSSCSPSNTSYGTRSWTGNDGSTWTATNSRTDQTIVNEAMTMNDDKANTYIQSGTISGGVGDITITTQLKFSGGSGTLDVLINGTSVGTVPYSGAVQSTTISGINVPGDIVIRIDNNIGGSSSGGADRVAVDDITWTAGTPACEAPTTQASLYNTTALGTTSATLNWTDGNGDEVLVLVKEGSAVDEDPTSATDYTGDSVFGTGDDLGTGNYVVQSGSATSSVSITGLSEATTYHVAVYEYNTTDTCYLTPALTGSFTTADITKVQFSSTSASVAESAGTYDLVIEIANEDVAATTFDVVLTSGDASDIDSYTTQSETFPGSSTTDITVTITVTDDAIIETDEVFTFEIQNVAGGNSAATGTNNIFDLTITNNDFPTTVEFISSSASVSEGVGTYDLEFTIANEDATATSFEVVLTGGDGDAADINGYTTQTVTFPGGSAVNQVVTLTVTDDALLEANETLTFEIQSVTGGSSAVAGTNNSFTLTLTNNDVAPPIALPYSEDFSDCGTAEWTPYDEAGNDEWICSSGEYAINGFSSTDDTDWLISDFTIDFSAYASVNIDITTQEQFGDTTNTPGEFDLLYSTDYTGGDPTTATWTALTFDPNNTSTGFGLSLASVTTVDASSITGTAYLAFKYDMNFGNGAEDWRVQNIDIYEDIALDADTEATDPNTQIATTTIIAADATTSITSLDAFAFSIYDFGSTDGLPTNITMMSFVPGANNTTDWSDHIQGITLVDENAATYTPTTTTINDTEIILEFSTPIVIADDSILEFTLGFYLNTTNIVDRSVIQFQIDSASNGFAANTSGSGFADPFSGDVIGNNIIVDVDATELIFSQQPSDTETNATIAPSVTVSGVDANGNLDTDYNLDIAITSTGTLTGTPVTETAVSGIATFSTLTHTAVATGLELTADDGLLSPLVSTTFDITAPMVGAIDLFFSEYIEGSSNNKYLEIYNGTGATVTLADYSVELYSNGATSASNTENFGSGFPTTLASGEVIVLENSSASIYVGTVYSSSVCNFNGDDALVLKKDGVIIDIIGSIGCDPGSEWTEGSNDTSDRTLIRNSDICGGVTVNPASCIFPTLGTEWTGYTQNYIDDLGSHTAMCGAPINYTFNGSWSPSDPNGTATASDDIIITSGNATITANTTANSVTVNPGAAITVDDIATLTPTNGLILESTSSSFSSLILNGTIIGTITYERFANAYNNTAGGNDLITPPLSGQSWSDFLTTGSNSTDLLDNGLTSPTTYAFAPFEKSASAYVNYTDATSATLNSGLGYRVATDSGANLTFTGSAADDTVTIGIETSGSSYASWNLIGNPYPSYVDMEAFLEYENIPEQSNIDLIGTATGLYGYNGTSNGWATFTLANASGVLIAPGQGFFVSSRDASSDLYFTTEMRTSGTSDDFIAGRNANPLTYLKLKASTTNNSYNTDFYFNNNSSLGLDLGYDAKIWGGTAPAFALYSHLVEDNTGLPMALQSLNTTDLNDVSIPLGVHANQGEQLTFSIADSTLGSDVHVYLDDNVLNTSTLLNTGDYVLTPNTDLSGTGRFYLRTTQTTLSSIDNNFDHLNIYTNKADKTIVIAGQLVESTTASVYDVQGRLVVSTLLETANRTQTIDVSQLNDGVYVVKLHNAAQNKTQKVIIR from the coding sequence ATGAAACACATTTACTTATTTTTAATTACTCTATTTATTGGGAGTTTAGGTTATTCTCAAGGGATTGAAACCTTTCAAAACATTTGTACCAGTTCTTGTTCTCCTTCCAATACTAGTTATGGCACCAGGTCATGGACAGGAAATGATGGTTCAACATGGACAGCTACAAACTCTAGAACTGATCAAACTATTGTTAATGAAGCCATGACAATGAATGATGATAAAGCTAACACTTATATTCAATCTGGCACAATTTCTGGAGGAGTTGGGGACATTACTATTACTACACAATTGAAATTTTCTGGTGGTAGTGGAACTTTAGATGTATTAATTAACGGCACAAGCGTTGGAACAGTACCTTATAGTGGAGCTGTACAAAGCACAACAATTTCAGGTATAAATGTACCTGGTGATATCGTAATTAGAATAGATAACAATATAGGTGGATCAAGTAGTGGTGGTGCAGACAGAGTTGCAGTCGATGACATTACTTGGACAGCTGGTACCCCAGCGTGTGAAGCACCAACGACTCAAGCATCATTATATAACACAACTGCTCTAGGAACAACTTCTGCTACATTAAACTGGACCGATGGAAATGGTGACGAAGTATTAGTTCTAGTAAAAGAAGGCTCAGCTGTTGATGAAGATCCTACAAGTGCAACTGATTACACAGGTGATAGTGTTTTTGGAACTGGAGATGATCTAGGCACGGGGAATTATGTGGTACAATCTGGTTCTGCAACTAGCTCAGTAAGCATTACTGGTTTATCTGAAGCAACTACTTATCATGTTGCTGTTTATGAATATAATACTACTGACACCTGTTATTTAACACCTGCCTTAACTGGTAGTTTTACAACAGCAGATATTACTAAAGTACAATTTAGTTCGACATCCGCTTCTGTAGCTGAAAGTGCAGGCACATATGATTTAGTTATAGAGATTGCTAATGAAGATGTTGCAGCAACAACGTTTGATGTGGTGTTAACTTCTGGAGATGCTTCTGATATTGACTCTTATACGACGCAATCTGAAACGTTCCCAGGAAGTTCTACTACAGATATAACGGTTACTATTACAGTAACTGATGATGCTATTATTGAAACTGATGAAGTGTTTACATTTGAAATTCAAAATGTCGCTGGAGGAAATAGTGCTGCTACGGGAACAAACAACATTTTTGATTTAACGATTACAAATAATGATTTTCCAACAACTGTAGAATTCATATCAAGCTCTGCATCTGTTTCAGAAGGTGTTGGCACTTATGATTTGGAATTTACGATTGCTAATGAAGATGCTACAGCTACTAGTTTTGAAGTCGTTCTTACTGGTGGTGATGGAGATGCTGCTGATATTAATGGTTACACGACTCAAACTGTAACATTCCCTGGAGGATCTGCAGTAAATCAAGTTGTTACCTTAACTGTTACTGATGACGCTCTTCTTGAAGCTAATGAAACTTTAACTTTTGAAATACAAAGTGTAACTGGTGGCAGTAGTGCGGTTGCAGGAACAAACAATTCCTTTACACTAACACTAACAAATAATGATGTAGCGCCTCCAATTGCATTACCTTATAGTGAAGATTTTTCAGATTGTGGTACTGCAGAGTGGACTCCGTATGATGAAGCTGGTAATGACGAATGGATTTGCTCATCTGGGGAATACGCTATTAATGGGTTCTCTAGCACAGATGACACTGATTGGTTAATCTCAGATTTCACAATTGATTTTAGTGCTTATGCATCAGTAAACATTGATATAACAACTCAAGAGCAGTTTGGAGACACAACAAACACTCCAGGTGAATTTGATCTATTGTACTCAACAGATTATACAGGTGGAGATCCAACAACAGCCACTTGGACCGCACTTACCTTTGACCCAAATAATACATCAACTGGGTTTGGACTATCCTTAGCTTCTGTAACTACTGTAGATGCATCAAGCATAACAGGTACGGCGTATTTAGCTTTTAAATATGATATGAATTTTGGTAATGGTGCGGAAGATTGGAGAGTGCAAAACATTGACATCTATGAGGATATTGCTTTAGATGCAGATACGGAAGCAACCGACCCTAATACACAAATTGCTACCACAACAATTATTGCTGCCGACGCAACAACAAGTATTACATCTCTCGATGCTTTTGCTTTTAGCATCTATGACTTTGGTTCTACAGATGGTTTACCTACAAATATAACAATGATGAGTTTTGTTCCAGGTGCTAACAATACAACAGACTGGTCAGATCATATCCAAGGTATCACTTTAGTTGATGAAAATGCAGCAACATACACTCCTACAACAACGACAATAAACGATACTGAAATCATTTTAGAGTTCAGCACACCTATTGTCATTGCTGATGATTCTATTTTGGAGTTTACTTTAGGGTTTTACTTAAATACAACAAACATTGTAGATCGTAGTGTCATTCAGTTTCAAATTGATTCTGCTTCAAATGGCTTTGCCGCCAATACTAGTGGTTCTGGTTTTGCGGATCCTTTTTCTGGTGACGTTATTGGTAATAATATTATTGTAGATGTTGATGCTACGGAACTTATTTTCTCTCAACAACCCTCTGATACAGAAACTAATGCTACAATAGCTCCAAGTGTAACGGTTTCTGGAGTTGATGCCAATGGTAATTTAGATACAGATTATAATTTAGATATAGCAATCACCTCTACAGGTACACTTACAGGAACCCCTGTAACAGAAACTGCCGTTAGTGGTATTGCAACATTTTCTACATTAACTCACACAGCAGTTGCAACAGGCTTAGAATTAACTGCTGATGATGGATTATTATCACCTTTAGTTAGCACAACTTTTGACATTACAGCTCCCATGGTTGGAGCTATAGATTTGTTCTTCTCAGAATATATTGAAGGATCAAGCAACAATAAATATCTTGAAATCTACAATGGCACAGGAGCTACAGTAACACTTGCCGATTATTCAGTTGAATTATATTCTAATGGCGCTACATCAGCTAGCAATACTGAAAATTTTGGATCTGGATTCCCTACAACATTAGCAAGTGGAGAAGTTATTGTACTAGAGAACTCTTCTGCCTCAATTTATGTTGGAACGGTATATAGTAGCTCTGTATGTAATTTTAATGGTGATGATGCTTTGGTTCTGAAAAAAGATGGAGTTATTATAGATATCATTGGTAGTATAGGATGTGATCCGGGAAGTGAATGGACTGAAGGATCAAATGACACTTCAGATCGCACACTTATAAGAAACTCAGATATCTGTGGAGGTGTTACTGTAAATCCAGCGAGTTGCATATTCCCTACACTAGGAACTGAATGGACGGGTTACACACAAAATTATATTGATGATTTAGGGTCTCATACTGCTATGTGTGGAGCACCTATTAACTACACATTTAATGGTTCATGGTCTCCAAGCGATCCAAATGGCACAGCTACTGCTAGTGATGACATCATAATCACTTCTGGTAACGCAACGATTACAGCAAATACAACTGCAAATTCCGTGACCGTTAACCCAGGAGCCGCGATCACAGTAGATGACATTGCGACACTTACGCCTACCAATGGTTTAATATTAGAATCAACGTCTTCTAGTTTCTCTAGTTTAATATTAAATGGTACAATTATAGGTACCATTACTTACGAACGTTTTGCTAATGCCTATAACAATACTGCTGGAGGCAACGACCTTATTACCCCACCGCTTTCAGGGCAATCTTGGTCAGACTTTTTAACCACAGGCTCTAACAGTACGGATTTATTAGACAACGGACTAACATCTCCTACCACTTATGCTTTTGCACCTTTTGAAAAATCGGCAAGTGCTTACGTTAACTATACTGATGCTACGTCTGCTACTTTAAATAGTGGTCTAGGCTATAGAGTGGCTACAGATTCTGGAGCAAATTTAACATTTACAGGTTCTGCAGCAGACGATACCGTCACTATAGGTATTGAGACTTCAGGCTCTAGTTATGCCTCATGGAATCTTATTGGAAATCCATATCCGTCATATGTAGATATGGAGGCCTTTTTAGAATATGAAAATATCCCAGAGCAAAGCAACATTGATCTTATAGGCACTGCCACTGGGCTTTATGGTTACAATGGCACTAGCAATGGTTGGGCAACCTTTACGCTTGCCAATGCCTCTGGAGTATTAATTGCTCCAGGACAAGGTTTCTTCGTATCCTCTCGAGATGCTAGTTCTGATTTATACTTTACAACAGAAATGAGAACATCAGGTACTTCTGATGACTTTATTGCTGGTCGAAATGCCAATCCTTTAACCTATTTAAAACTAAAGGCCAGTACAACTAATAATAGTTATAACACTGATTTTTATTTTAATAATAATTCTAGCTTAGGTTTAGATTTAGGTTATGATGCTAAAATCTGGGGAGGTACTGCACCAGCGTTTGCACTATATTCTCATTTAGTTGAAGACAATACCGGATTACCAATGGCTTTACAGTCTTTAAACACTACGGATTTAAATGACGTATCAATTCCTTTAGGAGTTCATGCTAACCAAGGTGAGCAATTAACCTTTAGCATCGCAGATTCTACATTAGGAAGTGATGTTCATGTTTATTTAGATGATAACGTATTAAATACATCAACCTTATTAAATACTGGAGATTATGTATTAACGCCTAATACAGATTTATCTGGAACAGGAAGATTTTATCTTAGAACGACACAAACGACATTGTCTTCTATAGATAATAACTTTGATCACTTAAATATATACACCAATAAGGCAGATAAAACTATTGTTATTGCTGGTCAGTTAGTAGAGTCTACAACAGCATCTGTTTATGATGTTCAAGGACGTTTAGTCGTTTCAACGCTATTAGAAACTGCAAACAGAACTCAAACAATAGATGTCAGTCAATTAAATGATGGTGTGTATGTGGTAAAACTGCATAATGCAGCTCAAAATAAAACTCAAAAAGTGATTATTAGATAA